The Triticum aestivum cultivar Chinese Spring chromosome 7B, IWGSC CS RefSeq v2.1, whole genome shotgun sequence genome window below encodes:
- the LOC123163175 gene encoding protein JINGUBANG: MSLNSEEGLMCKDISHSSQSSAPSPAHPLSPCRYECVSTLRGHSSYVSGLAVDGNSLYVASSDGHIRLWPLDMGSTTVQQGGSVVAVTNSSIKCLMATSDGLVSAHQDGKIRVWQHAVRRKGGSSHLALHGVLPTTADCLRTFLFPKNYVDVRRQTSRTWVHHVDAVTALALSPDGGYMYSVSWDRSLKVWRLPSLRCMESIAPAHNDAINAIAVSSDGHVYTGSADRTIKAWMRNPGQKRLALVGTMERHRSAVNALAMGVGGLVLYSGSCDRSVVVWEGFDAGGAAATRTLRGHVEAVLCLAAAGDVACSGSADRTVRVWRRGAEGEYSCSAVLDGHGAAVKSLALVLTGGDRCSEREESSRGGCSALVCSGSLDCDVKIWRVT, encoded by the coding sequence ATGAGCCTGAACTCTGAAGAAGGTTTGATGTGCAAAGATATATCGCACTCGTCGCAATCTAGTGCCCCTTCCCCGGCCCATCCCCTGAGCCCATGCCGCTACGAGTGCGTCTCCACGCTCAGGGGGCACTCCTCCTACGTCTCTGGCCTCGCCGTCGACGGCAACTCGCTCTACGTCGCCTCGTCGGACGGACACATCAGGCTGTGGCCACTGGACATGGGCAGCACGACCGTGCAACAGGGGGGCTCTGTTGTTGCCGTCACCAATAGCTCCATAAAGTGCCTCATGGCCACCAGCGATGGTCTTGTCAGCGCCCACCAGGACGGCAAGATCAGGGTGTGGCAGCACGCCGTCCGGCGGAAAGGCGGGAGCAGCCACCTCGCCCTGCACGGCGTGCTGCCGACCACCGCGGACTGCCTGCGCACGTTCCTGTTCCCCAAGAACTACGTCGACGTCCGGCGGCAGACGAGTCGCACCTGGGTGCACCACGTGGACGCGGTCACCGCGCTCGCGCTGTCCCCGGACGGCGGGTACATGTACTCCGTGTCCTGGGACCGGAGCCTCAAGGTGTGGCGCCTACCCAGCCTCCGCTGCATGGAGTCTATCGCCCCGGCCCACAACGACGCCATCAACGCCATCGCCGTGTCGTCGGACGGGCATGTCTACACCGGGTCGGCCGACCGGACGATCAAGGCGTGGATGCGCAACCCGGGGCAGAAGAGGCTCGCGCTGGTCGGCACCATGGAGCGGCACAGGTCGGCGGTGAACGCGCTGGCGATGGGCGTCGGCGGGCTGGTTCTCTACTCCGGCTCGTGCGACCGGTCCGTCGTCGTGTGGGAGGGCTTTGACGCCGGAGGCGCGGCGGCCACGAGGACTCTCAGGGGGCACGTCGAGGCGGTGCTGTGCCTGGCCGCCGCCGGCGACGTGGCGTGCAGCGGGTCCGCGGACAGGACGGTGAGGGTGTGGCGGCGGGGAGCGGAGGGCGAGTACTCCTGCTCGGCCGTCCTGGACGGCCATGGCGCTGCCGTGAAGAGCCTGGCATTGGTGTTGACGGGAGGCGACCGATGCAGCGAGCGGGAGGAGAGTTCGCGCGGCGGCTGCTCCGCTCTGGTTTGCAGCGGTTCGTTGGACTGCGACGTGAAGATCTGGAGGGTGACTTGA